One genomic segment of Arthrobacter sp. JZ12 includes these proteins:
- a CDS encoding MATE family efflux transporter — MDPVTSTVPDRRQLSRSILRLAVPALGALIAEPLFLLADSAIVGHLGVNELAGVGLASTVLQTAVGLMVFLAYSTTPAVARFLGAGRMQDALAAGRDGVGLALLLGLVLSVLGWVFAPGLAGVMGAEGQVHQFAVDYLRFSMPGLTAMLVVLAATGVLRGLQDTRTPLVVAGAGFGANIVLNYLLVYGAGLSVAGSALGTSIAQWGMASVYLVIIFRFSLRHGVHLTPTWAGVRATARVGSWLMLRTATLRIAILATVIVATAQGPVSLAAHQLVMTVFTFLAFALDALAIAAQALIGKELGAGNRPLAHALTRTMIRWGVGFGVLTGVLLAAAAPFLDWIFTSDEAVQAAFSMGLWVLAASQPICGYVFVLDGVLIGAGDARYLAIAGVVNLAAYVPLLVLVHAADLSGAAGIVWLWVAFGVGYMVARALTLGWRVRNDAWMVTGAA, encoded by the coding sequence CTGGATCCCGTGACTTCCACTGTCCCCGATCGACGGCAGCTGAGCCGGTCCATACTCCGCCTTGCCGTGCCGGCCCTCGGCGCTCTCATCGCCGAGCCCCTCTTCCTCCTGGCGGATTCCGCCATCGTCGGTCACCTGGGAGTCAATGAGCTCGCAGGGGTTGGCCTCGCCTCAACGGTCCTCCAGACTGCCGTCGGCCTCATGGTTTTCCTGGCCTATTCCACCACTCCGGCCGTGGCGCGCTTCCTCGGTGCTGGACGGATGCAGGACGCACTGGCAGCCGGGCGCGACGGCGTTGGGCTGGCCCTGTTGCTGGGCCTGGTTCTCTCGGTGCTCGGCTGGGTTTTCGCGCCCGGCCTCGCCGGCGTGATGGGTGCAGAGGGGCAGGTCCATCAGTTCGCGGTGGACTATCTCCGGTTCTCAATGCCCGGCCTGACTGCCATGCTCGTGGTCCTTGCCGCAACGGGGGTGTTGCGGGGCCTGCAGGACACCCGGACGCCTTTGGTTGTCGCCGGTGCCGGGTTCGGAGCCAACATCGTGCTCAATTACCTGCTCGTCTACGGGGCGGGCTTGTCCGTTGCCGGGTCCGCTTTGGGAACCAGCATCGCCCAGTGGGGGATGGCGTCGGTCTACCTGGTCATCATCTTCCGCTTCTCCCTCCGGCACGGCGTTCACCTCACGCCTACCTGGGCGGGCGTGCGGGCCACTGCACGGGTAGGGTCCTGGCTGATGCTGCGAACGGCCACCCTGCGCATCGCAATCCTCGCCACGGTCATTGTTGCCACAGCCCAGGGTCCGGTGTCGCTCGCTGCGCATCAGCTGGTGATGACGGTGTTCACCTTCCTGGCCTTCGCGCTCGACGCCCTGGCAATCGCGGCACAGGCGCTGATCGGCAAGGAGTTGGGCGCGGGCAACCGGCCGCTCGCGCACGCACTCACCCGCACCATGATCCGCTGGGGCGTCGGCTTCGGGGTGCTCACGGGGGTGCTGCTCGCCGCAGCCGCGCCTTTCCTCGACTGGATCTTCACGTCCGACGAGGCGGTCCAGGCAGCCTTCTCCATGGGTCTGTGGGTGCTTGCGGCCTCACAACCCATCTGCGGGTACGTGTTCGTTCTGGACGGGGTGCTGATCGGTGCGGGCGACGCGCGCTACCTGGCGATTGCCGGCGTCGTTAATCTTGCAGCCTACGTTCCGCTGCTGGTCCTGGTGCACGCGGCGGATCTGTCCGGGGCGGCCGGAATTGTCTGGCTTTGGGTTGCCTTCGGTGTCGGCTACATGGTCGCGCGTGCGCTCACCCTGGGGTGGCGGGTTCGGAACGATGCCTGGATGGTTACCGGTGCCGCCTAG
- a CDS encoding riboflavin kinase: MPVIRGVVEHGDARGRELGFPTANIPIIGPAHLDGVWAGTVEYAPGRLAVAAVSIGYRTTFYTEHGQRLLEAYLLDFSGDLYGRELTVNLVSYLRPQVTYTTAEDLIEQLHEDVVQARLWAANYWPTLAAASPRRELQGTPA; the protein is encoded by the coding sequence ATGCCAGTCATCAGAGGAGTCGTCGAGCACGGCGACGCACGAGGACGAGAACTCGGCTTCCCAACCGCCAACATCCCCATCATCGGTCCAGCGCACCTGGACGGCGTCTGGGCTGGGACGGTTGAGTATGCTCCCGGCCGCCTTGCAGTGGCGGCAGTGTCGATCGGGTACCGCACCACCTTCTATACCGAGCACGGCCAGCGGCTGCTCGAGGCGTACCTGCTCGACTTCTCGGGCGACCTCTATGGACGGGAACTGACCGTCAACCTGGTGAGCTACCTACGTCCGCAGGTTACCTACACCACCGCGGAAGATCTCATTGAGCAACTGCATGAGGACGTGGTGCAGGCCCGCCTGTGGGCGGCGAACTATTGGCCGACGCTTGCGGCGGCATCGCCCCGGCGTGAGCTTCAGGGGACCCCGGCATGA
- a CDS encoding TetR/AcrR family transcriptional regulator, which translates to MTHKKVAQKKRATYRHGDLQRTLVAAGLELARKGGPSAVVLREVTRRAGVSPNAAYRHFADKRALLHAVSMAAQSELARSIEAEQAGIGSMADDGETARARLRAVGAGYLRFAQKQPGLFRTAFAEHVDLRDAATTNSAGESGLTPFQLLTTALDGLVDAGVLPAERRVGAELLAWSSVHGLAMLLIDGPLQGLDREQRSYASERLLEMVEKGL; encoded by the coding sequence ATGACGCACAAGAAGGTGGCGCAGAAGAAGCGTGCCACGTACCGGCATGGGGACCTGCAACGGACATTGGTTGCGGCCGGTCTTGAACTGGCGCGGAAAGGCGGCCCCTCCGCCGTCGTTCTCCGGGAGGTCACCCGGCGCGCCGGGGTGAGCCCGAATGCCGCCTATCGCCACTTTGCCGACAAGCGCGCCCTGCTGCATGCCGTGTCCATGGCTGCGCAGTCAGAGCTTGCCCGTTCCATCGAGGCCGAACAGGCCGGAATCGGATCCATGGCGGACGACGGCGAGACCGCGAGGGCCAGGCTGCGTGCGGTGGGCGCGGGGTATCTGAGGTTTGCCCAGAAGCAGCCCGGACTGTTTCGCACGGCGTTTGCAGAGCACGTGGACCTCCGCGATGCTGCGACGACGAATTCCGCGGGGGAGAGCGGATTGACGCCCTTCCAACTGTTGACCACCGCACTGGATGGGTTGGTTGATGCGGGTGTACTGCCGGCCGAGCGCCGCGTGGGAGCGGAACTTCTTGCCTGGTCGTCGGTGCACGGGTTGGCGATGCTCCTCATCGACGGGCCGCTTCAGGGCCTGGACCGGGAGCAGCGGAGCTACGCCTCCGAGCGTCTTCTGGAGATGGTTGAGAAGGGCCTGTAA
- a CDS encoding DUF4031 domain-containing protein yields MAVYIDPPLWPAHGTVFSHLVSDTSLTELHRFAENAGISSRAFDVDHYDVPAGRYDQLVRLGAREVDGGSLVRILINSGLRVPARRRPDKVRTALLTRWEQALPGETNVGRKLMTRWNEPHRRYHTAVHLLDVLEALDTLFCERDDAATRQHVRLAAWFHDAVYEGKAGADEERSAALADAELRGLVENPEEVARLVRLTAGHAPEEGDRAGQLLCDADLAVLGGSRADYKRYASAVREEYAHIPDADFTRGRTAVVEHLIALDPLYRTAEGRQRWGESAERNLRAELAALLHAGQ; encoded by the coding sequence ATGGCCGTGTACATCGACCCTCCACTTTGGCCCGCACACGGCACCGTTTTCTCGCACCTCGTCTCTGACACGTCGCTCACGGAACTGCACAGATTCGCAGAGAACGCCGGCATCTCTTCCCGCGCTTTCGACGTGGACCACTACGACGTACCGGCCGGACGCTATGACCAGTTGGTGAGGCTGGGGGCGCGCGAGGTCGACGGCGGCAGCCTCGTAAGAATCCTGATCAACAGTGGGCTGAGGGTGCCTGCACGACGACGACCAGACAAGGTTCGGACCGCCCTTCTCACCCGGTGGGAGCAGGCGTTGCCTGGTGAAACGAACGTCGGCCGTAAGTTGATGACGCGCTGGAACGAGCCGCACCGCCGCTATCACACGGCTGTGCACCTGCTGGATGTCCTTGAAGCCCTCGACACCCTCTTCTGCGAGAGGGACGACGCCGCCACCCGTCAACACGTACGCCTCGCCGCCTGGTTCCATGACGCCGTGTACGAAGGCAAGGCGGGTGCCGATGAGGAGCGCTCCGCAGCGCTGGCGGATGCGGAACTACGCGGGCTGGTGGAAAACCCTGAGGAGGTCGCGCGCCTGGTGCGCCTGACGGCCGGACACGCACCCGAGGAGGGGGACCGGGCCGGGCAGTTGCTCTGCGACGCGGATCTTGCGGTGTTGGGTGGCAGCCGGGCGGACTACAAACGTTACGCATCAGCCGTCCGTGAGGAGTATGCGCACATACCGGACGCTGATTTCACGCGGGGGCGGACCGCCGTCGTCGAACACCTCATTGCCCTCGACCCGCTTTACCGGACCGCCGAGGGCAGGCAGCGGTGGGGCGAGTCAGCGGAACGCAATCTGCGGGCGGAGCTGGCCGCACTCCTTCACGCAGGGCAATGA
- a CDS encoding exo-alpha-sialidase gives METTLLAIGTKKGLWMATSTDRKNWTLSQPHHLMSEIPSVGIDTRGGRTRILVGMMDWHWGPTVVYSDDLGATWSEPEQGAIKFAESDETALGRVWQLQPDSEDRPGVVWAGCEPISVWKSTDGGQHFELNRGLWDHPHRSEWGAGFGGAAAHTVIPSPADDTVHVAMSTGGVYRSTDGGQSWEPRNKGISAYFMPDPNPEFGQCVHKIARDSENPQRLYAQNHHGVYRSDDGAETWQSIADGLPADFGFVMLSHPRRGGTAWVIPLKADSERIPPDARLAVHRTDDAGASWTRLDNGLPSGEFNAVLRDAAGVDTADPVGVYFGTRGGSVYASADEGGSFTEVAAHLPDVLCVRAAVVVGSVPAPAP, from the coding sequence ATGGAAACCACCCTCCTCGCCATCGGTACCAAGAAGGGCCTCTGGATGGCCACCAGCACCGACCGGAAGAACTGGACCCTCTCCCAGCCCCACCACCTGATGTCGGAAATCCCGAGCGTCGGCATTGACACCCGCGGCGGGCGCACCCGGATCCTCGTGGGGATGATGGATTGGCATTGGGGACCCACCGTCGTCTACTCCGACGATCTCGGCGCTACCTGGTCCGAGCCCGAGCAGGGCGCCATCAAGTTCGCCGAGTCCGACGAGACGGCGCTGGGACGAGTCTGGCAGTTGCAGCCGGACTCCGAGGACCGCCCGGGAGTGGTTTGGGCAGGTTGTGAGCCCATCTCGGTCTGGAAGTCCACCGACGGGGGCCAGCACTTCGAGTTGAACCGCGGCCTCTGGGACCACCCCCACCGCTCCGAGTGGGGAGCAGGTTTTGGCGGCGCCGCGGCGCATACGGTCATCCCGAGCCCCGCGGATGACACCGTTCATGTGGCCATGAGCACCGGCGGCGTCTATCGCTCCACGGACGGCGGACAGTCATGGGAGCCGCGGAACAAAGGCATTTCGGCCTACTTCATGCCGGACCCTAATCCTGAGTTCGGCCAGTGCGTGCACAAAATCGCCCGTGACTCCGAGAACCCCCAGCGCCTGTACGCGCAGAACCACCACGGCGTGTATCGGTCCGACGATGGAGCCGAGACCTGGCAGTCGATCGCGGACGGGCTGCCGGCTGACTTCGGCTTCGTGATGCTCTCCCACCCGCGGCGCGGCGGAACGGCCTGGGTCATCCCGTTGAAGGCCGATAGCGAGCGCATCCCGCCTGACGCCCGGCTCGCGGTACACCGCACGGACGACGCCGGTGCCTCCTGGACGCGGTTGGACAACGGCCTGCCGTCGGGTGAGTTCAATGCAGTCCTGCGCGACGCGGCCGGAGTGGATACGGCTGATCCGGTGGGTGTCTACTTCGGTACCCGCGGTGGCTCCGTCTACGCCAGCGCGGATGAGGGTGGAAGCTTCACCGAAGTGGCCGCCCACCTGCCCGACGTGTTGTGCGTGCGGGCCGCCGTCGTCGTCGGCTCAGTACCCGCCCCGGCGCCGTGA
- a CDS encoding MoaD/ThiS family protein, with product MSPVKVLIPTLLRPLVEDRMSVDVPLDAPTPVADVLDTLSDGRPVFARRIRDETGALRRYVNIYVDGEDVRRLEGLATPVAPGSEVMIVQSVAGG from the coding sequence GTGAGCCCGGTCAAGGTCCTGATCCCCACCCTGCTGCGGCCGTTGGTGGAGGACAGGATGTCTGTGGATGTCCCGCTCGACGCTCCGACGCCCGTCGCCGATGTGCTGGACACGCTGTCCGACGGGCGTCCAGTCTTTGCCCGGCGCATTCGGGATGAAACCGGTGCCCTGCGCCGCTACGTCAACATCTATGTGGACGGGGAGGACGTCCGTCGCCTGGAAGGGCTAGCCACGCCGGTTGCACCGGGGTCCGAGGTGATGATCGTCCAGTCTGTTGCCGGCGGGTAG
- a CDS encoding MOSC domain-containing protein, whose translation MPSYRYDVEILHLLVSPGHAYFGRARDGAADVPTVDADRAEVVEGKGILGDRFFGKAAHMDAAVTVFAVEALEAIAAELGAEPFDPMLTRRNVILRGAELAPLLGQEFTLESRGSSVTLHGGRPAHPCAWMDRMLAPGAHAAMRGRGGVRCRPTSSGTLHRGPAVLLSPVELDPERAGLAHRLKPSRLP comes from the coding sequence ATGCCTTCCTACCGGTACGACGTCGAGATCCTCCACCTACTGGTTTCTCCCGGACACGCATATTTCGGTCGGGCGCGGGACGGTGCGGCCGACGTGCCGACGGTTGATGCGGATCGGGCGGAAGTGGTCGAGGGGAAGGGCATCCTGGGAGACCGCTTTTTCGGCAAGGCTGCGCACATGGATGCGGCGGTGACCGTTTTCGCCGTGGAGGCGCTCGAGGCGATAGCCGCCGAGCTAGGCGCCGAACCCTTTGATCCGATGTTGACCCGCCGCAACGTCATCCTGCGGGGCGCCGAATTGGCGCCGCTGCTGGGGCAGGAGTTCACGCTAGAGTCCCGTGGCTCCAGCGTGACGCTCCACGGTGGACGACCCGCCCACCCGTGCGCGTGGATGGACCGGATGCTGGCTCCGGGTGCGCACGCTGCCATGCGGGGTCGCGGAGGCGTGCGCTGCCGGCCGACTTCCTCGGGGACCCTTCACCGCGGGCCTGCGGTGCTGCTCAGCCCGGTTGAGCTTGACCCTGAACGGGCCGGGCTGGCTCACCGATTAAAGCCGAGCCGCCTTCCCTGA
- the dnaB gene encoding replicative DNA helicase: MSLAHADSAEDTRTPDFSRTPPQDLVAEQSVLGGMMLSKDAIADCVEVLRGVDFYRPAHESIYEAIIDLYGRGEPADAVTVSDELTKRGEISRIGGPAYLHTLIQSVPTAANAGFYAEIVRERAVLRRLVDAGTKIVQLGYSNDGEVDDIVNAAQAEIYAVAERRTAEDYVPLKDIIEGTVDEIESAGHRGEGMTGVPTGFYEFDELTQGLHGGQMIVIAARPAMGKSTFALDWARSAAIKHNMTTVFFSLEMGRNEIAMRLLSAEATIGLQDLRKGTVKDEQWGKIATTMGRMNDAPLFIDDSPNMSLMEIRAKCRRLKQRHDLKLVVLDYLQLMSSGKRVESRQQEVSEFSRALKLLAKELDVPVVALSQLNRGSEQRTDKRPMVSDLRESGSIEQDADMVILLHRDDVYDKESPRAGEADVIVAKHRNGPTKTLVVGFQGHYSRFNNMAADTGGF, from the coding sequence GTGTCTTTGGCTCACGCAGATTCAGCAGAGGACACACGAACCCCGGATTTCTCCCGCACACCGCCTCAGGATCTGGTTGCAGAGCAGTCGGTGCTTGGCGGCATGATGCTCTCCAAGGATGCCATCGCTGACTGCGTGGAGGTGCTGAGGGGCGTGGACTTCTACCGCCCGGCACACGAGAGCATCTACGAGGCGATCATCGACCTCTACGGTCGCGGTGAGCCTGCTGATGCCGTGACGGTGTCGGACGAGCTCACCAAGCGCGGTGAGATCTCACGAATCGGAGGGCCTGCCTACCTCCACACGCTCATCCAGTCAGTACCCACTGCAGCCAATGCTGGCTTCTACGCGGAGATCGTCCGCGAGCGGGCGGTACTTCGCAGGCTCGTGGACGCCGGCACCAAGATCGTTCAGCTGGGCTATTCGAATGACGGCGAAGTGGATGACATCGTCAACGCGGCCCAGGCCGAGATCTACGCGGTTGCGGAGCGACGCACTGCTGAGGACTATGTCCCACTGAAGGACATCATCGAAGGCACGGTTGATGAGATCGAGTCCGCCGGGCACCGTGGTGAGGGAATGACCGGCGTGCCGACCGGTTTCTATGAATTCGATGAGCTTACCCAGGGCCTTCATGGCGGACAGATGATCGTTATCGCTGCCAGGCCCGCCATGGGCAAAAGTACATTCGCATTGGACTGGGCCCGATCGGCCGCCATTAAGCACAACATGACCACCGTCTTCTTTTCCCTGGAAATGGGACGGAACGAGATCGCCATGCGCCTGTTGTCCGCTGAGGCCACCATCGGTCTCCAGGACCTGCGTAAGGGCACAGTGAAGGATGAGCAGTGGGGCAAGATTGCCACCACCATGGGCCGGATGAATGACGCTCCGCTCTTCATTGATGACAGCCCGAATATGTCCCTCATGGAGATCCGCGCGAAATGCCGACGTCTGAAGCAGCGGCACGATCTCAAGCTCGTGGTGCTGGACTACCTGCAGCTCATGTCCTCGGGAAAGCGAGTGGAATCTCGCCAGCAGGAAGTTTCCGAGTTCTCCCGTGCGCTCAAGCTCCTCGCAAAGGAGCTGGACGTGCCCGTGGTCGCGTTGTCACAGCTGAACCGTGGTTCTGAGCAGCGAACCGACAAGCGGCCGATGGTCTCCGACCTTCGTGAATCGGGCTCGATCGAACAGGATGCGGATATGGTCATCCTGCTCCACCGTGACGACGTGTATGACAAGGAGTCACCCCGCGCGGGCGAGGCAGATGTCATCGTGGCCAAGCACCGTAACGGTCCCACCAAGACGCTGGTTGTCGGTTTCCAGGGCCACTACTCGCGCTTCAACAATATGGCGGCCGACACCGGCGGGTTCTGA
- the rplI gene encoding 50S ribosomal protein L9: MAKLILTQEVTGLGAAGDVVEVKNGYARNYLLPRGFALTWTKGGEKQVDSIKAARAAREHASLEDAQRQAAALQAKPVKLTVKAGESGRLFGTVKAEDVAKAVEAAGLGSIDKRKVELPPHIKSVGSYQANVRLHEDVAAVIDLDVVAS, from the coding sequence ATGGCAAAGCTCATTCTGACCCAGGAAGTCACCGGTCTCGGCGCTGCCGGCGACGTTGTCGAGGTAAAGAACGGTTACGCACGTAACTACCTTCTGCCCCGCGGCTTCGCACTGACCTGGACCAAGGGCGGCGAAAAGCAGGTTGACTCGATCAAGGCCGCACGCGCTGCCCGCGAGCACGCGTCGCTTGAGGATGCACAGCGTCAGGCTGCTGCACTCCAGGCCAAGCCGGTCAAGCTGACCGTCAAGGCCGGCGAGTCCGGTCGCCTCTTCGGTACCGTTAAGGCCGAGGACGTAGCGAAGGCTGTAGAGGCTGCTGGCCTCGGTTCGATCGACAAGCGCAAGGTTGAACTTCCGCCTCACATCAAGTCGGTAGGCAGCTACCAGGCCAACGTCCGTCTGCACGAAGACGTTGCCGCTGTGATCGACCTGGACGTAGTCGCCAGCTGA
- the rpsR gene encoding 30S ribosomal protein S18, with product MAKAELRKPKPKSNPLKAADVTVIDYKDVALLRKFISDRGKIRARRVTGVTVQEQRKIAQAIKNAREVALLPYSGAGRG from the coding sequence ATGGCTAAGGCTGAACTCCGTAAGCCCAAACCAAAGTCCAACCCCTTGAAGGCCGCTGACGTTACCGTCATCGACTACAAGGACGTAGCACTGCTGCGCAAGTTCATTTCCGACCGCGGCAAGATCCGTGCGCGCCGCGTTACCGGCGTGACCGTGCAGGAGCAGCGCAAGATCGCCCAGGCAATCAAGAACGCCCGCGAAGTTGCTCTCCTGCCTTACTCCGGCGCAGGCCGCGGCTAA
- a CDS encoding single-stranded DNA-binding protein — protein sequence MAGETTITVVGNLTGDPELRFTPSGSAVANFTIASTPRTFDRQSNEWKDGETLFLRASVWREAAENVAETLTKGTRVVAQGRLKSRSYETKEGEKRTVMELEVDEIGPSLRYASAKVSRTQRSGGGGGFGGDNGGFGGGSNQGWGGQQNQGASQDPWGAPAGGNSSGWGNGPDSEPPF from the coding sequence ATGGCAGGCGAGACCACAATCACGGTCGTCGGTAATCTCACTGGCGACCCGGAACTTCGTTTCACCCCGTCAGGCTCTGCAGTGGCTAATTTCACCATTGCTTCGACGCCGCGGACCTTCGACCGACAGTCCAACGAGTGGAAAGACGGCGAAACGCTGTTCCTCCGCGCGTCGGTCTGGCGTGAAGCGGCTGAGAACGTCGCGGAAACCCTCACCAAGGGAACCCGCGTCGTTGCACAGGGCCGCCTCAAGTCACGCTCGTACGAAACCAAGGAAGGCGAGAAGCGCACCGTCATGGAGTTGGAGGTGGACGAAATCGGTCCGTCTCTGCGCTACGCATCCGCCAAGGTGAGCCGTACCCAGCGCTCTGGCGGTGGCGGCGGCTTCGGCGGTGACAACGGTGGGTTCGGCGGTGGTTCCAACCAGGGTTGGGGCGGCCAGCAGAACCAGGGCGCTTCCCAGGATCCCTGGGGTGCGCCGGCCGGGGGTAACTCCTCCGGATGGGGCAACGGCCCTGACTCCGAACCGCCCTTCTAG
- the rpsF gene encoding 30S ribosomal protein S6: protein MRAYELMVIIDPDVEERTVEPTLEKFLNVVRNGGGTVDKVDIWGRRRLAYDIKKKSEGIYAVVNFTATPAIAAELDRQLGLNETIMRTKIIRPEEQKVSAE from the coding sequence ATGCGTGCATATGAACTGATGGTAATCATCGACCCCGATGTCGAGGAACGTACCGTTGAGCCAACCCTTGAGAAGTTCCTGAACGTTGTTCGCAACGGCGGAGGAACCGTGGACAAGGTGGACATCTGGGGACGTCGCCGCCTGGCCTACGACATCAAGAAGAAGTCCGAGGGCATCTACGCCGTCGTCAACTTCACCGCTACCCCGGCAATCGCTGCTGAACTTGACCGCCAGCTTGGTCTGAACGAGACCATCATGCGCACCAAGATCATCCGCCCCGAGGAGCAGAAGGTTTCTGCCGAGTAA
- a CDS encoding M18 family aminopeptidase, with the protein MTVAHAHIADLGAYVSASPSSFHAAHEGGLRLRKAGFTQLNEQDAWDGGPGKFFVIRDGALITWNTPATATETSGFHILGAHTDSPSFKLKPKPTIGRHGWLQAGVEVYGGPLLNSWLDRELAFAGRLVTHDGAEHLVHTGPLLRFPQLAIHLDRAVNEGLKLDKQQHMNPVWGLGDPARSDLLQLLAVDADLDAADIGGFDVVVADTQEPRVFGADGEFFASGRLDNLSSVHAGLTALIQSARHDAGDAPIAVLAAFDHEEVGSGSRSGASGPFLEDILHRISDGLGADAEQRRRALASSFCVSADAGHAVHPNYAERHDPANHPVLGGGPLLKINANQRYTTDAPGAAFWARLCREAGASYQEFVSNNVMPCGSTIGPLTATRLGIRTVDVGVPLLSMHSARELCSVEDPYQLTRVVQRFFSTAL; encoded by the coding sequence ATGACTGTCGCTCACGCACACATTGCTGATCTCGGGGCCTACGTCAGCGCCTCACCGTCAAGTTTTCACGCAGCACATGAGGGCGGTCTTCGTTTGCGTAAGGCGGGGTTCACCCAGCTGAATGAGCAGGATGCCTGGGACGGCGGGCCCGGCAAGTTCTTCGTGATTCGTGACGGCGCACTCATCACCTGGAACACTCCAGCCACGGCAACCGAAACCTCGGGATTCCACATCCTCGGTGCGCACACGGATTCGCCGTCGTTCAAACTGAAGCCGAAGCCGACCATCGGCCGGCACGGATGGCTCCAGGCCGGCGTCGAGGTCTACGGTGGGCCGCTGTTGAACTCCTGGCTCGATCGCGAACTCGCGTTCGCCGGTCGGCTCGTAACGCACGACGGCGCGGAGCACCTCGTGCACACCGGTCCGCTGCTGCGTTTTCCGCAGCTTGCGATCCACCTGGATCGCGCGGTCAACGAGGGGCTGAAGCTCGACAAGCAACAGCACATGAATCCCGTCTGGGGCCTCGGCGATCCCGCCCGGTCTGACCTTCTGCAGTTGCTGGCCGTCGACGCCGACCTGGATGCAGCCGACATCGGCGGGTTCGACGTCGTCGTCGCTGACACCCAGGAGCCGCGCGTTTTCGGGGCTGACGGCGAATTCTTCGCCTCCGGCCGACTGGACAATCTCTCATCCGTCCATGCCGGCCTCACCGCGTTGATTCAGTCGGCAAGGCACGACGCCGGTGACGCACCGATTGCGGTTCTTGCTGCTTTCGACCACGAGGAGGTGGGCAGCGGCTCGCGGTCCGGAGCGAGCGGGCCGTTCCTTGAGGACATCCTGCATCGCATTTCGGACGGACTGGGCGCCGATGCCGAGCAGCGGAGGCGGGCGCTCGCGTCGTCGTTCTGTGTCTCTGCCGACGCTGGCCATGCTGTCCACCCAAACTACGCCGAGCGACACGATCCCGCGAACCACCCCGTCCTTGGGGGAGGACCTCTCCTCAAGATCAACGCCAACCAGCGTTACACCACGGATGCGCCGGGCGCGGCTTTCTGGGCCCGGTTGTGCCGGGAGGCCGGTGCCTCCTATCAGGAGTTCGTTTCCAATAACGTCATGCCGTGTGGGTCCACCATCGGCCCGCTCACTGCAACGCGCCTTGGAATCCGCACTGTCGACGTCGGCGTACCGCTGCTCTCGATGCACTCGGCGCGTGAATTGTGCTCGGTCGAGGATCCGTACCAACTCACCCGGGTGGTGCAGCGGTTCTTTTCGACGGCACTGTAG
- a CDS encoding zinc-binding dehydrogenase, with protein MRAAYMPEPGRIAVGDFPVPEARGEGQVVVRMEAASICGSDIHNIFDGFHNPAAIGRPGYPGHEGIGTVSESRSSLFEPGDRVLTVPMGRDGACFAEYQLIPDAYLLPVPDGVEIPKALMAQQYGTTLYAMRLFWPDEGRSKGTCAIIGAGSAGLFFIQLAKRIGFAQILVSDLSPERLSVAKELGADIIVHAPNESIVDAVAAATGGEGADLVIEAAGYDQCRADAIAAVRMLGVVGFFGFPERLGNAPFPQYDAFRKVARIQWAGATQAEPGLVSFRDALRDISAGRIDVDYCLGEQYSLEDLPQAVEAARHQSHGKVKIVIDLT; from the coding sequence GTGCGAGCAGCGTATATGCCGGAACCCGGAAGGATCGCGGTCGGCGATTTCCCAGTACCGGAGGCGCGCGGCGAGGGGCAGGTCGTTGTACGGATGGAAGCCGCCTCCATATGCGGCTCGGACATCCACAACATCTTCGACGGCTTCCACAATCCCGCCGCTATCGGCCGCCCCGGCTACCCGGGACATGAAGGCATCGGCACCGTATCGGAGAGCCGTTCCTCCCTCTTTGAACCCGGTGACCGTGTGCTGACAGTGCCCATGGGTCGCGACGGGGCCTGCTTCGCGGAATACCAGCTGATCCCTGATGCCTACCTGCTCCCGGTACCGGACGGCGTCGAAATTCCCAAGGCCCTGATGGCTCAGCAATACGGAACCACCCTTTACGCCATGCGCCTGTTCTGGCCGGATGAGGGGAGGTCCAAGGGTACTTGCGCAATCATCGGGGCCGGATCTGCCGGACTGTTCTTCATCCAGTTGGCGAAAAGGATCGGATTCGCACAGATCCTTGTCTCCGACCTGAGCCCCGAAAGGCTTTCGGTGGCAAAGGAGCTCGGTGCAGACATCATCGTCCACGCTCCCAACGAATCCATCGTCGATGCAGTCGCTGCCGCAACAGGAGGCGAGGGCGCAGATCTGGTCATAGAAGCCGCCGGATACGACCAGTGCAGGGCCGATGCAATCGCGGCGGTGCGGATGCTCGGGGTTGTCGGCTTCTTTGGCTTCCCCGAGCGGCTGGGCAACGCACCGTTTCCGCAGTACGACGCTTTCCGCAAGGTCGCCAGAATCCAGTGGGCGGGCGCAACGCAGGCCGAACCGGGCCTGGTTTCCTTCCGCGACGCCCTCCGGGACATCAGCGCCGGCAGGATCGACGTCGACTACTGCCTCGGAGAACAGTATTCCCTCGAGGACCTCCCCCAAGCCGTTGAGGCCGCCCGCCACCAAAGCCACGGGAAAGTGAAGATCGTCATCGATCTCACCTAG